In a genomic window of Occallatibacter riparius:
- a CDS encoding heavy metal translocating P-type ATPase has protein sequence MAATTTESVTLPVVGMTCAACQRHVEEALRSTEGVSEARVDLMAHRAHVAFDPKVAPPEKLVAAIRQAGYDAVLPRGESAEPVRDHDAGSARKAWVMLVAGAVAMILAMPLGQDMGAIDQALMRALPWLYSVPPQALRWTLLVGTAVLLVWAGRPIFVNAWRGLLHRSTNMNTLVSLGTGVAFFYSAYATILPGSGQVYYDAVLLILGFLLLGKALEARAKKRALAALDSLSRMKPVTARRVIDGVQTVVPLDEIRPGDSVLVLPGERFPVDATVLEGRTTVDESMLTGESTPLERGPGGRVLAGSLNYDGAVTCRAESLGEATVLAQITRMVEQAQGSRAPMERLADRASAIFVPVVLALAAITCIAWLIATHSVALALANTVAVLVIACPCAMGLAVPAALTVAVGRGAQLGVLFKGGEALERLSNLNAIVLDKTGTLTVGRPVLESIHPLGSMPEPELLRMAAAAEERSNHPLAHAILDYAREAGVRWPAAEDIQILPGRGLTARVDGHDCMLGNEALFGEFFVRLPKDVTPPEAGVTRLWMAVDNVPVAYFDARDALRPEGAQAVAGLHHSGLRVLMLTGDSAASAGPIANQAGITELEAALDPAGKLARVRALQQEGLRVGMVGDGINDAGALAQADAGIAMGSGADLAQEAGDVLLLRATPAAIPAALDLARSTLRVMRQNLWWAVGYNVLGIPLAAGALYPAFHVLLSPWIAAAAMAFSSVSVLTNSLRLRRWQPTALASTATR, from the coding sequence TTGGCGGCGACAACAACAGAGTCGGTCACATTGCCGGTCGTCGGCATGACGTGCGCGGCATGCCAGCGCCACGTGGAAGAGGCGTTGCGCTCTACGGAAGGTGTGTCTGAAGCGCGCGTCGACCTGATGGCGCATCGGGCTCATGTGGCGTTCGATCCCAAGGTTGCGCCGCCGGAGAAGTTGGTTGCCGCCATCCGGCAGGCCGGTTATGACGCTGTGCTTCCACGCGGGGAATCCGCTGAACCGGTGCGCGATCACGATGCGGGATCAGCACGCAAGGCCTGGGTGATGCTTGTCGCCGGCGCTGTCGCGATGATTCTCGCGATGCCGCTCGGCCAAGATATGGGTGCGATCGACCAGGCGCTTATGCGTGCCCTGCCCTGGCTCTACTCCGTGCCGCCGCAGGCGCTGCGCTGGACCCTGCTCGTAGGCACTGCTGTTCTGCTGGTCTGGGCCGGTCGGCCCATCTTCGTGAACGCCTGGCGCGGTCTGCTTCATCGCTCTACCAACATGAACACGCTGGTTTCGCTCGGCACCGGCGTTGCCTTCTTCTATTCGGCGTATGCGACGATCTTGCCCGGCAGCGGCCAGGTCTACTACGACGCGGTGCTGCTGATCCTCGGATTCCTCCTACTCGGCAAAGCGCTCGAAGCGCGCGCGAAGAAACGCGCTCTCGCGGCGCTTGACTCACTGAGCCGCATGAAGCCGGTCACTGCACGTCGCGTCATCGATGGCGTCCAGACCGTCGTGCCTCTCGATGAGATCCGGCCAGGAGATAGCGTTCTAGTTCTGCCGGGAGAGCGCTTCCCTGTCGACGCGACAGTCCTCGAGGGCCGTACCACGGTGGACGAGTCGATGCTGACGGGTGAGTCTACTCCGCTGGAGCGCGGCCCGGGCGGACGCGTGCTTGCCGGGTCGCTCAATTACGACGGCGCCGTGACCTGCCGGGCTGAGTCGCTGGGCGAGGCCACTGTTCTCGCGCAGATCACGCGCATGGTGGAGCAGGCCCAGGGATCGCGCGCTCCGATGGAACGCCTGGCAGACCGCGCCAGCGCCATCTTTGTTCCCGTCGTACTTGCGCTGGCTGCGATCACCTGCATCGCTTGGTTGATCGCCACGCACTCCGTCGCGCTGGCGCTGGCGAATACTGTGGCGGTGCTGGTCATTGCATGTCCGTGCGCGATGGGGCTTGCCGTGCCTGCCGCGTTGACAGTCGCCGTGGGGCGAGGAGCGCAGCTCGGCGTGCTGTTCAAGGGCGGAGAAGCTCTGGAACGGCTCTCCAATCTCAACGCCATCGTTCTCGACAAAACCGGTACCCTCACGGTTGGACGGCCGGTGCTTGAGTCGATTCACCCGCTCGGTAGCATGCCCGAACCTGAACTGCTGCGGATGGCCGCTGCCGCGGAGGAGCGGTCCAATCATCCCCTGGCGCACGCAATTCTCGACTACGCTCGCGAGGCTGGCGTGCGCTGGCCCGCTGCCGAAGACATACAGATTCTGCCCGGGCGGGGGCTGACCGCGCGGGTCGACGGGCATGATTGCATGCTGGGCAATGAAGCGCTCTTCGGCGAATTCTTCGTTCGGCTGCCGAAAGACGTAACGCCTCCCGAGGCGGGTGTTACGCGGCTTTGGATGGCCGTGGACAATGTGCCAGTCGCCTATTTCGATGCTCGCGACGCGCTGCGACCGGAGGGGGCGCAAGCGGTTGCGGGTCTGCACCACAGCGGCTTGCGCGTACTGATGCTCACTGGCGACTCAGCAGCCTCTGCTGGTCCGATCGCGAATCAGGCGGGCATCACCGAACTCGAAGCCGCCCTGGATCCCGCCGGCAAGCTGGCCCGCGTCCGGGCGCTACAGCAGGAAGGCCTGCGAGTGGGAATGGTGGGCGACGGGATCAATGATGCCGGCGCGCTAGCGCAGGCGGACGCTGGTATCGCGATGGGCTCGGGTGCCGATCTTGCCCAGGAAGCAGGCGATGTTCTGCTGCTGCGCGCCACTCCGGCAGCCATTCCTGCCGCGCTTGACCTCGCGCGCTCCACGCTGCGCGTCATGCGGCAGAACCTCTGGTGGGCGGTTGGCTACAACGTGCTCGGCATCCCGCTCGCCGCCGGCGCGCTGTATCCGGCGTTTCATGTCCTGCTCAGCCCATGGATTGCCGCAGCCGCCATGGCTTTCAGTTCCGTGAGCGTGCTGACAAACAGCCTGCGCCTGCGCCGCTGGCAGCCAACCGCGCTGGCGTCTACGGCTACGCGCTAA
- the lptF gene encoding LPS export ABC transporter permease LptF, producing the protein MRILTRYILGEILSHALIGCALFTFILFMPRLPQILEMVVRNSSSFSSAFEVFLFLLPNLFWVTIPMSVLVGILLGLSRLAADSEIIAMRASGLGIGYFVRVASIVAVAGALLGTVNSLWVAPRANQAILEMQQSLAASQASYQIQPRVFYEDFHDKVLYVQDVRSGTGAANWKQIFMADVSDPAAPKITTAESATVVNDSSLELLMRLRNGEQHEGVPGHPDQYNVSTFDTTDLPLTLSPQGDVHLGRMDTAVYAIPTRTLLQRIHQPDNKRFLIELNNRFAYPAACLVLMLVGVPLGVMSRRGGKSSGFVFTLLLVIIYYVLSYTGVALARQDKLPPTLAVWLANIIFTIAGSFLLWQMATGGGVIAAIAGLTARTPKSRGSGIATVLHDNGSHLTHLLERRPRSVRKAYRGAFPRILDAYVMREFLTMFLMVLCGFVMLMLVFTFFELVGDIIRNHIALTTVGLYLVNLTPSMLYTIAPLAVLIAVLVTFGVLNRNSEIVAMKATGISLYRLVIPILVIAGTLAISLFAFDEFYLPQANRRQEQLRSTIKGRPPQTFLHPEQKWIFGQPRAGERGRIFYYQFFDHDAAEFANLSIFEFDPMTFALSRRIFAGRVYWDRSAGSWVFQNGWVREFQGANQKDFREFKDTTFGEIHEEPGYFSKESLQSQEMNFGQLDRYIRDLRQSGFDTMRLRVALWHKLAYPLVAVVMAMLAIPFALSMGRRGSLTGIAVAIGVALTYWMVMGLFEAMGNVNYLPAPLAAWSSDVLFGLTGGYLLLKTPT; encoded by the coding sequence GTGCGCATTCTCACCCGCTACATCCTCGGCGAAATCCTGTCGCACGCACTCATCGGCTGCGCTCTATTCACGTTCATCCTATTCATGCCGCGCCTGCCGCAGATTCTGGAAATGGTGGTGCGCAACAGCTCCAGTTTCAGCAGTGCGTTCGAAGTATTTCTGTTCCTCCTGCCAAACCTGTTCTGGGTGACAATCCCCATGTCGGTGCTGGTCGGGATCCTGCTGGGCCTGAGCCGCCTGGCAGCCGACAGCGAAATCATCGCCATGCGCGCATCGGGGCTCGGTATCGGCTATTTTGTGCGAGTGGCATCGATTGTCGCCGTTGCCGGCGCGCTGCTCGGCACTGTGAACTCGCTGTGGGTTGCGCCCCGCGCCAACCAGGCGATTCTCGAAATGCAACAGTCGCTGGCGGCATCGCAGGCGTCCTACCAGATTCAGCCGCGCGTGTTCTACGAGGACTTCCATGACAAAGTGCTCTACGTTCAGGACGTGCGCTCCGGGACGGGCGCGGCCAACTGGAAGCAGATCTTTATGGCGGATGTAAGCGATCCTGCGGCGCCGAAGATTACCACTGCGGAATCCGCCACCGTAGTGAACGACTCCTCGCTGGAGTTGCTGATGCGCTTGCGCAATGGCGAGCAGCATGAGGGCGTTCCGGGCCACCCGGATCAGTACAATGTCTCCACGTTTGATACGACAGACCTTCCACTGACGCTCAGTCCGCAAGGCGATGTGCACCTGGGCCGCATGGATACGGCTGTCTACGCTATTCCGACGCGCACTCTTCTCCAGCGCATTCACCAGCCTGATAACAAGCGCTTCCTTATTGAGCTGAACAACCGGTTCGCTTATCCGGCAGCGTGCCTTGTACTCATGCTGGTTGGAGTGCCACTGGGAGTGATGTCTCGACGCGGCGGCAAGAGCTCGGGGTTTGTCTTCACTCTGCTGCTGGTCATCATTTACTACGTACTGTCGTACACCGGCGTGGCGCTTGCACGCCAGGACAAGCTGCCGCCTACGCTCGCCGTATGGCTTGCAAACATAATCTTCACTATCGCCGGGAGTTTCCTGCTTTGGCAGATGGCAACCGGCGGGGGGGTGATCGCGGCCATTGCGGGCCTGACTGCCCGCACCCCGAAGAGCAGGGGCTCAGGGATCGCAACAGTTTTGCACGACAACGGTTCACACCTGACGCACCTTCTCGAGCGCCGCCCGCGCAGCGTGCGCAAGGCCTACCGCGGCGCATTTCCGCGCATTCTGGATGCGTACGTGATGAGGGAATTCCTCACCATGTTCCTGATGGTCCTGTGCGGCTTTGTGATGCTGATGCTGGTGTTCACCTTTTTCGAACTGGTGGGCGATATCATCCGCAACCACATTGCGCTCACCACCGTGGGTCTCTACTTGGTGAACCTTACGCCGAGCATGCTTTACACCATCGCTCCGCTGGCTGTGCTCATCGCGGTGCTGGTCACCTTTGGCGTGCTGAACCGCAACAGCGAGATTGTGGCGATGAAAGCTACGGGGATCAGCCTTTATCGCCTTGTGATTCCGATCCTGGTGATCGCCGGCACGCTCGCCATCAGCCTGTTCGCATTCGACGAGTTCTACCTGCCGCAGGCCAACCGTAGGCAGGAACAACTGCGCAGCACCATCAAAGGACGACCGCCGCAGACCTTTCTTCATCCAGAGCAGAAGTGGATCTTCGGACAGCCGCGCGCCGGGGAGCGTGGGCGCATCTTCTACTATCAGTTCTTTGACCACGACGCCGCAGAATTCGCGAACCTATCGATATTCGAGTTCGATCCAATGACCTTCGCGTTGTCGCGCCGCATCTTTGCGGGCCGCGTCTACTGGGACCGCTCGGCCGGCTCATGGGTGTTCCAGAACGGCTGGGTGCGCGAGTTCCAGGGCGCGAACCAGAAAGACTTCCGGGAATTCAAGGACACGACCTTCGGGGAGATTCACGAAGAGCCGGGCTACTTCTCCAAGGAGAGCCTCCAATCACAGGAGATGAACTTCGGCCAGCTCGATCGCTACATTCGCGACCTTCGCCAGAGCGGATTCGACACCATGCGCCTTCGTGTCGCGCTCTGGCACAAGCTCGCTTATCCGCTGGTCGCCGTGGTGATGGCAATGCTTGCGATCCCCTTTGCGCTTTCGATGGGCCGCCGCGGATCACTGACCGGGATCGCCGTGGCCATTGGTGTCGCACTGACCTACTGGATGGTCATGGGGTTGTTTGAGGCCATGGGCAACGTGAACTACCTGCCGGCGCCACTGGCTGCGTGGTCGTCAGACGTCCTTTTTGGCCTCACCGGCGGATACCTGCTGCTGAAAACGCCGACATAA
- a CDS encoding ABC transporter ATP-binding protein, which yields MLRDLRPLFAYMRRYRWGYVWGSLSVVATNVVSVQGPRIIGKAIDYLKQNGATRNTILFYAGLLVAIYLVKGVFLYAQRWILIGISREIEFDLRNDLFKHLEKQDSGFYHRYRTGDIMARMTNDLNAVRMLLGPALMYSANTVSLFLFALVYLLHYSPYLTLVALAPMPVASILVQYLGSKIHTRFERIQASFSDISAQAQENYSGVRLIRAFAREESQIGLFESLNRQYISRSLRLVQLMGMLWPTLEFILGVSMMITLLAGGHLVLQGRISAGDFVAFNAYMIQLIWPIIAIGWVVNIFQRGTASVKRIDELLAEKPAIDDRDADPSIPADAVLRGDIELRHLNFNYGEIPVLHDVSLHVPAGTSLAIVGPTGSGKTTLVNLISRLYESPDDSLLIDGRPVREYPLDVLRRNIGMVPQETFLFSETVRENLRFGATDASETEMLQAAEAAHIRQEFEDFPAGFDTMVGERGVTLSGGQKQRSAIARALLRNPAILILDDALASVDTYTEERILGGLRSYTTNSTTILISHRVSTVRNADQIAVLDHGRIVELGRHEDLLALDGYYASLYQKQQLEEELTVAG from the coding sequence ATGCTTCGCGACCTGCGCCCCCTCTTCGCCTACATGCGCCGCTACCGCTGGGGGTACGTATGGGGCAGCCTGTCCGTAGTCGCGACGAATGTCGTCTCTGTTCAGGGGCCGCGGATCATCGGCAAGGCCATCGATTATCTGAAGCAGAACGGGGCGACGCGCAACACCATCCTCTTTTACGCAGGCCTGCTGGTCGCTATCTATCTCGTCAAGGGCGTCTTCCTCTACGCGCAGCGCTGGATTCTGATTGGCATTTCGCGCGAGATCGAATTCGATCTACGCAACGATCTCTTCAAGCATTTAGAAAAACAGGACTCCGGCTTTTATCACCGGTACCGCACCGGCGACATCATGGCGCGCATGACCAACGACCTGAACGCAGTCCGCATGCTGCTGGGTCCTGCGCTCATGTACAGCGCAAATACGGTGTCGCTGTTCCTGTTTGCCCTGGTGTATCTGCTGCATTACAGCCCGTATCTCACGCTCGTGGCACTTGCGCCAATGCCTGTGGCCAGCATCCTGGTGCAGTATCTCGGCAGCAAGATTCATACGCGCTTCGAGCGGATCCAGGCCAGCTTCTCCGATATTTCCGCACAGGCCCAGGAGAATTACTCCGGCGTTCGGCTGATTCGCGCGTTCGCGCGTGAGGAGTCACAGATCGGCCTGTTTGAATCGCTGAACCGACAGTACATTTCGCGCTCGCTGCGGCTGGTGCAGTTGATGGGCATGCTGTGGCCAACCCTCGAGTTCATTCTCGGCGTCTCCATGATGATTACGCTTCTGGCCGGCGGCCACCTCGTGCTGCAGGGCCGCATTTCGGCCGGCGACTTCGTTGCGTTTAACGCGTACATGATCCAGTTGATCTGGCCCATCATCGCGATCGGCTGGGTCGTCAACATCTTCCAGCGCGGAACCGCATCCGTAAAGCGCATCGACGAACTGCTTGCCGAGAAGCCGGCAATCGATGATCGCGACGCTGATCCGTCGATCCCTGCTGATGCCGTGCTGAGGGGGGACATCGAGCTTCGCCACCTGAATTTCAACTACGGAGAAATTCCCGTTCTGCACGATGTCTCATTGCACGTTCCAGCCGGCACGAGTCTGGCCATCGTGGGCCCCACGGGATCGGGAAAGACGACGCTGGTGAACCTGATTTCGCGGCTTTATGAGTCGCCGGACGACTCGCTGCTGATCGATGGCCGCCCCGTGCGGGAATATCCGCTCGATGTGCTGCGCCGGAATATCGGCATGGTTCCTCAGGAGACGTTCTTGTTCAGTGAGACGGTGCGTGAGAATCTCCGGTTTGGCGCGACGGATGCCAGCGAGACCGAGATGCTGCAAGCGGCCGAGGCTGCTCATATTCGCCAGGAGTTTGAGGACTTCCCTGCCGGTTTTGACACGATGGTCGGCGAGAGGGGCGTAACCCTCAGCGGCGGTCAGAAACAACGCAGCGCCATTGCACGCGCCCTGTTGCGGAATCCCGCGATCCTTATCCTCGATGACGCGCTGGCCTCGGTCGACACCTACACCGAAGAACGCATTTTGGGCGGTCTGCGCAGCTATACCACTAACTCGACTACGATCCTGATCTCGCATCGCGTTTCAACGGTACGCAACGCGGATCAGATCGCGGTGCTCGATCACGGACGAATCGTCGAGCTCGGCCGCCACGAGGATCTTCTGGCGCTCGACGGATACTACGCCAGCCTGTATCAGAAACAGCAGCTCGAAGAAGAACTCACCGTCGCCGGCTAA
- a CDS encoding flagellar export chaperone FliS translates to MGSYQDCALDGASAVDLVVALYDGIIRFLYAACDAVDRGDETGRRAAVKRALDIIIHLQARLRTDVGGVPAEALSEFYASTFALILQGSQSASRAKFEQAVACVRNVRDAWRQVAQDTSLNPAPPQVRLPFPHGSHENGAIDVGKMSWNA, encoded by the coding sequence ATGGGCAGTTATCAGGATTGTGCGCTGGACGGCGCGTCAGCGGTGGACCTTGTAGTGGCGTTGTATGACGGCATCATTCGCTTCCTCTATGCAGCTTGTGACGCTGTGGACCGCGGCGACGAGACTGGACGCCGAGCTGCGGTCAAGCGCGCGCTCGACATCATCATCCACTTGCAGGCGCGCTTGCGCACGGATGTGGGAGGCGTTCCGGCTGAAGCGCTCAGCGAATTCTATGCTTCGACATTCGCGCTGATTCTGCAGGGGTCGCAGTCGGCATCCCGAGCAAAGTTCGAGCAGGCGGTCGCCTGCGTGCGCAATGTGCGCGATGCATGGCGTCAGGTAGCGCAGGATACAAGCCTCAATCCTGCTCCGCCGCAGGTTCGGCTGCCGTTTCCGCATGGGAGTCATGAGAATGGGGCGATCGACGTTGGCAAGATGAGCTGGAATGCCTGA